From Bacillota bacterium, the proteins below share one genomic window:
- a CDS encoding DUF2334 domain-containing protein: MRARYLVRFDDICPTMNWSLWAPIEEVLHACGVQPILAVVPENRDPKLQVEPPRADFWVWVREKQAAGWSIAMHGYQHLYETTEAGLLGINARSEFAGLPFDRQREKLLRAVEVFHSHGIRPEAFVAPGHSFDHNTLLVLQELGITVISDGFFLYPRVHRGMLWVPQQMWKFRPAPLGVWTVCFHHNRLGARDLRRLIVDIQRFAQFTTSLRDIVDTYRNRGSRPIDVLFARLWRLALRAKLAAKAALAARSEAML; encoded by the coding sequence ATGCGTGCAAGGTATCTGGTGCGGTTTGATGACATCTGTCCCACGATGAACTGGAGCCTGTGGGCGCCGATCGAGGAAGTGCTTCATGCCTGCGGGGTCCAGCCCATCCTGGCAGTGGTCCCGGAAAACCGCGACCCTAAGCTGCAGGTGGAGCCGCCTCGGGCTGATTTCTGGGTATGGGTGCGCGAAAAACAGGCGGCTGGCTGGAGTATCGCCATGCACGGTTACCAGCACCTCTACGAAACGACGGAGGCGGGACTGCTGGGCATCAACGCCCGGAGTGAGTTTGCTGGACTGCCTTTCGATCGGCAGCGCGAGAAACTGCTGCGGGCGGTGGAGGTCTTTCACTCCCACGGCATCCGTCCGGAGGCGTTCGTGGCACCAGGGCACAGCTTCGACCACAACACCCTGCTGGTGCTGCAGGAACTGGGTATCACCGTTATCAGCGACGGTTTCTTTCTCTACCCGCGCGTGCATCGGGGCATGTTGTGGGTACCGCAGCAGATGTGGAAGTTCCGCCCGGCACCCCTTGGCGTATGGACCGTCTGTTTCCATCACAACCGGCTCGGTGCGCGTGACCTGCGACGACTGATTGTAGACATTCAGCGCTTTGCCCAGTTTACCACAAGCTTGCGGGATATAGTAGACACCTACCGGAACCGCGGTTCCCGACCGATCGACGTCCTGTTTGCGCGCTTATGGCGGCTGGCGCTTCGTGCAAAACTGGCTGCGAAAGCAGCGCTCGCCGCCAGGTCGGAGGCAATGCTATGA
- a CDS encoding class I SAM-dependent methyltransferase yields MINRIHAMLHLPERGWDPVPAQYAQRYAEIEWQKVDNQLVDILETWVGSWAGKSVLDLGGGPGQYAVAFARRGASVTWYDISRNYQQIAQQKAEEHAVDIEFLLGYLDEAPRRLGKQFDLVFNRICFCYGWSDKSFVRVIYDMVKPGGCGYIEANNSLFRREQLSMRNRLQTWLNERTGIKIGHPHPPRGRIAQLLLKYPLERILVDYEEATLDRVFFRKAK; encoded by the coding sequence ATGATTAATCGTATTCATGCTATGCTCCATCTCCCAGAGCGCGGCTGGGACCCTGTGCCAGCGCAGTATGCGCAGCGATATGCAGAGATTGAGTGGCAGAAAGTCGATAATCAACTGGTCGATATTCTGGAAACATGGGTGGGCAGCTGGGCGGGCAAGAGTGTGCTTGACCTCGGGGGAGGTCCGGGGCAGTACGCCGTGGCTTTTGCACGCAGAGGTGCCAGCGTCACGTGGTACGACATTTCACGCAACTATCAGCAGATTGCACAACAGAAAGCAGAGGAGCACGCAGTGGATATCGAGTTTCTGCTGGGCTACTTGGACGAAGCGCCCAGACGGCTTGGGAAGCAGTTTGATCTTGTCTTCAACCGCATCTGTTTTTGCTACGGCTGGTCGGACAAGTCCTTTGTCAGGGTGATTTATGACATGGTAAAACCGGGCGGTTGCGGCTATATCGAAGCAAACAACTCGTTGTTTCGTCGCGAGCAGCTATCCATGAGAAATCGGTTGCAAACGTGGCTCAATGAGCGTACAGGTATCAAAATCGGACACCCACATCCACCCCGTGGACGGATTGCACAACTGCTTCTAAAGTACCCACTGGAACGGATTTTGGTAGACTATGAAGAGGCAACGCTCGATAGGGTCTTTTTTCGGAAAGCGAAGTGA